One region of Jatrophihabitans sp. genomic DNA includes:
- a CDS encoding branched-chain amino acid ABC transporter permease, which yields MTRLVELLLNGVSLGSIYALIALGFVIIFKATEVVNFAQGSLLILGGYITVRAHEHLPFAVALLAGVTATALVALLIERVFIRRVRGGDVNALAILTIGIDIILLAELTRRFGSDVLSIGDPWGSNIVHVAGLSLPQARLAAIVVAAVLLTTFFAAFKFSNWGVAMRAGAEDGEAAALMGIRRGRVTATAWLIAGGLAAVAVVFLTAFPSPGLDASVREVALRAFPAAILGGLDSTAGAVAGGMAIGLAEALTAGYSVTLLGGSLADVIPYLVMLAVLLVRPSGLLGTRDLSRV from the coding sequence ATGACGCGCTTGGTCGAATTGCTGCTCAACGGCGTGAGCCTGGGCAGCATCTACGCCCTCATCGCCCTGGGATTCGTCATCATCTTCAAGGCGACCGAGGTCGTGAACTTCGCCCAGGGCAGCCTGCTGATCCTCGGCGGCTACATCACCGTCCGGGCGCACGAGCACCTGCCGTTCGCCGTGGCGCTGCTGGCCGGGGTCACCGCGACAGCCCTCGTCGCGCTGCTCATCGAACGGGTCTTCATCCGGCGGGTGAGGGGCGGTGATGTCAACGCCCTGGCGATCCTGACCATCGGCATAGACATCATCCTTCTCGCCGAACTGACCCGCCGGTTCGGCTCCGACGTCCTGAGCATCGGCGATCCGTGGGGCAGCAACATCGTCCACGTCGCGGGCCTGTCGCTGCCGCAGGCGCGGCTGGCGGCGATCGTGGTCGCGGCAGTCCTGCTGACGACGTTCTTCGCCGCCTTCAAGTTCTCCAATTGGGGAGTGGCGATGCGGGCCGGCGCCGAGGACGGCGAGGCAGCGGCTCTGATGGGTATCCGGCGCGGCCGGGTCACCGCGACCGCGTGGTTGATCGCCGGTGGCCTGGCCGCCGTGGCGGTGGTCTTCCTCACCGCTTTCCCCAGCCCAGGCCTGGACGCCAGCGTCCGGGAAGTGGCGCTGCGGGCGTTTCCGGCGGCGATCCTCGGCGGCCTCGACTCGACCGCCGGGGCGGTGGCAGGCGGCATGGCCATCGGGTTGGCCGAGGCTCTCACCGCCGGTTACAGCGTGACCTTGCTCGGTGGCAGCCTGGCCGACGTCATTCCCTATCTGGTGATGTTGGCTGTTCTGCTGGTGCGCCCGTCAGGCCTGCTGGGCACCCGGGACCTCTCTCGTGTCTGA
- a CDS encoding ABC transporter ATP-binding protein, with translation MSTDPSPEDEAVPTLRVDQVSVAFAGVKALDDVSLTVEPASIHAVIGPNGAGKSTMFNVLSGIYRATAGSVRFGEHELTRMRPHRIAQLGIARAFQNIALSRGQTVAENLMLGRHSLTRAGFISTGLRLPGAMREERRHAARVRDIADFVGLAAKLDRPAGLLSYGDQKRVEVARALACEPRLLLLDEPVAGMNAEESAQMAGLISEVRRELAISILLVEHDMALVMAISDRVTVLDFGRLIADGVPAEVQQDPAVVRAYLGVEDEQEPGHTDPVPLISSTERQT, from the coding sequence ATGAGCACCGATCCCTCGCCCGAGGATGAGGCGGTTCCGACCTTGCGGGTGGACCAGGTCTCGGTGGCCTTCGCAGGGGTCAAGGCGTTGGACGATGTCTCGCTCACGGTCGAGCCCGCCTCCATTCACGCGGTGATCGGACCGAACGGCGCGGGCAAGTCCACCATGTTCAACGTGCTGTCGGGCATCTACCGGGCCACGGCAGGCTCGGTGCGCTTCGGCGAACACGAGCTCACCCGGATGCGACCGCACCGCATCGCGCAGTTGGGCATCGCGCGGGCGTTTCAGAACATCGCGCTCTCCCGAGGCCAGACCGTCGCCGAGAACCTGATGTTGGGCCGGCACAGCCTGACCCGAGCCGGCTTCATCAGCACTGGCCTGCGGCTGCCCGGCGCGATGCGTGAGGAACGCAGGCACGCGGCCCGGGTGCGCGACATCGCCGACTTCGTCGGCCTGGCGGCCAAACTCGACCGGCCTGCCGGCTTGCTGTCCTACGGCGACCAGAAACGGGTCGAGGTCGCTCGCGCGCTGGCCTGCGAGCCTCGGCTACTCCTGCTGGACGAGCCGGTGGCGGGCATGAACGCCGAGGAGTCGGCTCAGATGGCCGGGTTGATCTCCGAGGTCCGGCGTGAGCTGGCCATCTCGATCCTGCTCGTCGAGCACGACATGGCCCTGGTGATGGCTATCTCCGACCGGGTGACCGTGCTGGATTTCGGCAGGCTGATCGCTGACGGCGTGCCGGCCGAGGTCCAGCAGGACCCGGCTGTGGTGCGTGCCTACCTCGGCGTCGAAGACGAGCAAGAGCCGGGTCACACCGATCCTGTCCCGCTGATTTCCTCCACCGAGAGGCAGACCTGA
- a CDS encoding cupredoxin domain-containing protein, translated as MTRIDSRPDFARPPTRFGASRRIRIGVALASAVGVAALAGCGSSDSPEASRPSSASSPAGTGTVSAVAPSSPAASSSAASTSPQPTAQAVTITIEKFDYSAPASVSPGAMITVENKDDEKHTVTADSADAFDIEVDGDGKTSFKAPTMPGSYPFHCIFHSNMTGVLVVR; from the coding sequence GTGACCAGAATCGATTCCCGACCCGACTTCGCCCGACCGCCCACACGCTTTGGAGCCTCGCGGCGGATACGGATCGGCGTCGCGCTCGCCAGCGCCGTCGGTGTGGCCGCACTAGCCGGATGTGGCTCCTCGGACTCACCGGAAGCCAGCCGGCCATCCAGTGCCTCCTCGCCGGCCGGAACCGGCACAGTCTCTGCGGTTGCCCCCTCGTCGCCGGCCGCCTCGTCATCAGCCGCCAGCACGTCACCGCAGCCGACTGCTCAGGCGGTCACCATCACCATCGAGAAGTTCGACTACAGCGCGCCGGCATCGGTCAGCCCGGGCGCGATGATCACGGTGGAGAACAAAGACGACGAGAAGCACACTGTCACAGCCGACAGCGCCGACGCGTTCGACATCGAGGTTGACGGTGACGGCAAAACCAGCTTCAAAGCGCCGACCATGCCGGGAAGCTACCCCTTCCACTGCATCTTCCACTCGAACATGACCGGCGTGCTGGTCGTCAGGTGA
- a CDS encoding 3-hydroxybutyrate dehydrogenase, with the protein MNHSAGELKGRRALVSGGAAGIGAACARGLARAGADVIVLDRDAEGAKALAAEIGAQTLVADLSDAAEIAALAVDVDILVNNAGVQHVAAIPDFPPETFDRLLRLMLHAPFLLARAALPAMYERGWGRIINISSVHGHRASPYKSAYVAAKHGLEGLSKVIALESGEHGVTSNCIAPGYVRTALVEGQIAAQAATRHIPAEDVVERLMLSESVVKRLIEPEEVAAVAVFLCTPAASYITGASIAVDGGWTAR; encoded by the coding sequence ATGAACCACTCAGCTGGCGAACTCAAGGGGCGCCGGGCGCTGGTCAGCGGGGGCGCAGCCGGAATCGGGGCGGCGTGCGCCCGCGGCCTGGCCAGAGCCGGCGCCGATGTCATCGTGTTGGACCGCGACGCCGAGGGCGCGAAGGCGCTGGCCGCCGAGATCGGCGCTCAGACGTTGGTCGCGGACCTCAGCGACGCGGCTGAGATCGCGGCGCTGGCCGTCGATGTGGACATCCTCGTCAACAACGCCGGCGTGCAGCATGTGGCGGCGATTCCGGACTTCCCGCCCGAGACGTTCGACCGGTTGCTACGCCTGATGCTGCACGCGCCGTTCCTGCTCGCCAGAGCGGCGCTGCCAGCGATGTACGAGCGCGGATGGGGGAGGATCATCAACATCTCCTCCGTCCACGGTCATCGGGCTTCTCCCTACAAGTCGGCCTATGTCGCGGCCAAGCACGGGCTCGAAGGCCTGTCCAAGGTGATCGCGCTGGAGTCGGGCGAGCACGGCGTCACCTCCAACTGCATCGCCCCCGGCTACGTGCGCACCGCACTGGTCGAGGGCCAGATCGCGGCCCAGGCAGCGACGCGCCACATCCCGGCCGAAGATGTGGTCGAACGGCTGATGCTGTCTGAGTCCGTGGTCAAGAGGTTGATCGAACCTGAGGAGGTGGCCGCCGTGGCGGTGTTCCTGTGCACCCCCGCGGCCTCCTACATAACAGGGGCCTCAATCGCTGTCGACGGTGGGTGGACCGCGCGGTGA
- a CDS encoding branched-chain amino acid ABC transporter permease codes for MSELPATSASTTAAPPAALPADASSGSVGDRWTGRRPRAATLVRFGLVAVLAVLPLYLGTSLLQTGLFAMAAVIGAIGLTILTGTAGQLSLAHAFFLAVGAYGYSYFAGVADPSGASAAAGLGLPPVLAMILAVAVAGVTGLLFSPIASRLRGIYLGVASLSLVFIGSFLYENFRALTGGFNGRPATDFSILGFQFAPEHPFLTVLNVPFGRFERLWYLFLALTVASYVFGVNVLRGRMGRAMQTMRDSETAASAMGVNVRRVKAGAFILSSTYAGLAGVLIALAFTRVTPDYFILPLSISYLAMVVIGGLGSIGGASVGAVFVTALPPLLSRYSDLLPFVAAAGSGGYDEGKITAVLYGAAVILIVLFEPGGLSALGRRLFRRPAPTRALGRSASRRRASGTPAASDNHHQEDHA; via the coding sequence GTGTCTGAGCTCCCCGCCACCTCCGCTAGCACCACCGCGGCGCCACCGGCGGCGCTGCCGGCGGATGCCTCGTCCGGCAGCGTCGGGGATCGATGGACCGGTCGCCGGCCACGGGCTGCGACTCTGGTGCGATTCGGCCTGGTGGCGGTGCTGGCCGTCCTGCCCCTGTACTTGGGCACATCCCTTCTGCAGACAGGGCTCTTCGCGATGGCCGCGGTGATCGGCGCCATCGGCCTGACCATCCTGACCGGAACCGCCGGCCAACTGTCGCTGGCTCATGCCTTCTTCCTCGCGGTGGGCGCCTACGGCTACTCCTACTTCGCAGGCGTGGCCGATCCCTCGGGCGCGTCCGCCGCGGCCGGACTCGGCCTGCCGCCGGTTCTGGCGATGATCCTGGCGGTGGCCGTCGCGGGAGTGACCGGCTTGCTCTTCAGCCCGATCGCCAGCCGGCTCCGAGGGATCTACCTCGGCGTGGCCTCCCTCAGCCTGGTCTTCATCGGCTCGTTCCTCTACGAGAACTTCCGGGCCCTCACCGGGGGTTTCAACGGCAGGCCGGCGACGGACTTCTCGATCCTGGGCTTCCAGTTCGCGCCCGAGCATCCGTTCCTGACCGTGCTCAACGTGCCGTTCGGGCGGTTCGAGCGGCTGTGGTACCTGTTTCTGGCCCTGACCGTCGCCAGCTACGTCTTCGGCGTGAACGTGCTGCGTGGCCGAATGGGCCGCGCGATGCAGACGATGCGCGACAGTGAGACCGCAGCCTCGGCGATGGGGGTCAACGTCCGCCGCGTCAAGGCGGGGGCGTTCATCCTGTCCAGCACCTACGCCGGACTGGCCGGGGTGCTGATCGCACTGGCGTTCACTCGGGTCACCCCGGACTACTTCATCCTTCCGCTGTCGATCAGTTACCTGGCGATGGTCGTGATCGGCGGCTTGGGCTCGATCGGCGGCGCCAGCGTCGGCGCGGTGTTCGTGACAGCGCTGCCGCCGCTGTTGAGCCGTTATTCGGACTTGCTTCCCTTCGTCGCCGCAGCCGGCAGCGGCGGATACGACGAGGGAAAGATCACCGCGGTTCTGTACGGGGCGGCGGTGATCCTCATTGTCCTGTTTGAACCTGGGGGCCTCAGCGCGCTCGGCCGCCGGCTGTTCCGCCGTCCGGCACCCACTCGCGCCCTCGGGCGCTCGGCTTCACGCAGGCGTGCCTCTGGCACGCCGGCGGCTAGCGACAACCACCATCAGGAGGATCACGCATGA
- a CDS encoding ABC transporter substrate-binding protein: MTRITTHALPAAVLTLALGLAVSGCSTKANDAAGAKTENGTKVGPGVTADKITLGVLTDQSGVFAALGTTVTQGNQLAVDDINAAGGICGRKIVLQIKDTAYDVQKAVSQYAEISPNIAGILQVIGSPTTTALLPSIKTDNMLTATSTWASSLLSSPNIQISGATYDIEMINGISYLLDEGLVRKGDKLGHIAFEGAYGDNGLEGTKYAVDKLGLTVVPQRVKATETDMTSAVQALKQAGVRAILLTAAPKQLASAAGVAASIGLDVPILGNNPTYTPALLSTSVGRVLEKNFYLSASSLPLSADHPVAKKVLASYKAKYPKGSPNAGVTYGYGVGKIYEHTLKAACAAKDLSREGITAAFHTLSDVDTEGVISPLDYSKPGEIPSRQTYILRPSMANLAVDGLKVGKELFESPVAKDYSPSAG; the protein is encoded by the coding sequence ATGACCCGAATCACGACCCACGCGCTACCCGCTGCGGTGCTCACCCTCGCCCTCGGCCTCGCTGTCTCGGGGTGCAGCACCAAGGCCAACGACGCCGCCGGCGCCAAGACCGAGAACGGGACGAAGGTCGGTCCCGGAGTCACCGCCGACAAGATCACCCTTGGTGTGTTGACCGACCAGTCCGGTGTGTTCGCCGCCCTGGGCACCACGGTCACCCAGGGCAACCAGCTCGCTGTCGATGACATCAACGCCGCCGGCGGCATCTGCGGGCGCAAGATCGTGCTCCAGATCAAGGACACCGCCTATGACGTGCAGAAGGCGGTCAGCCAGTACGCCGAGATCTCCCCGAACATCGCGGGCATCCTGCAGGTCATCGGCTCTCCGACGACCACCGCGCTGCTGCCCAGCATCAAGACCGATAACATGCTGACTGCCACCTCCACCTGGGCGTCGTCGTTGCTGAGCAGCCCCAACATCCAGATCTCGGGCGCCACCTATGACATCGAGATGATCAACGGCATCTCCTACCTGCTCGACGAGGGCCTGGTCCGCAAGGGCGACAAGCTGGGCCACATCGCCTTCGAGGGCGCCTACGGCGACAACGGCTTGGAGGGCACGAAGTACGCGGTCGACAAGCTGGGTCTGACGGTCGTTCCGCAACGGGTCAAGGCCACCGAGACCGACATGACCAGCGCCGTGCAGGCGCTCAAGCAGGCGGGCGTGCGGGCCATCCTGCTCACCGCGGCGCCCAAGCAATTGGCCTCGGCCGCGGGCGTGGCTGCCTCGATCGGGCTTGACGTGCCGATCCTCGGCAACAACCCCACCTACACCCCCGCGTTGCTGAGCACCTCGGTCGGCCGGGTGCTGGAGAAGAACTTCTACCTCTCTGCCTCGTCCCTGCCGCTCTCGGCAGACCACCCGGTGGCCAAGAAGGTTCTCGCGTCCTACAAGGCTAAATACCCCAAGGGAAGCCCGAACGCCGGCGTGACCTACGGATACGGCGTCGGCAAGATCTACGAGCACACCCTCAAGGCCGCCTGCGCGGCGAAGGACCTGAGCCGAGAAGGCATCACGGCCGCCTTCCACACGCTCAGCGATGTCGACACCGAGGGCGTCATCTCGCCGCTGGACTACAGCAAGCCCGGTGAGATCCCGAGCCGGCAGACCTACATCCTGCGACCGAGCATGGCAAACCTTGCCGTCGACGGCCTCAAGGTCGGCAAGGAGCTGTTCGAGTCCCCAGTCGCCAAGGATTACAGCCCGTCGGCCGGCTAA
- a CDS encoding sugar ABC transporter permease, which translates to MTKVFTTAPDASSSRPRADLPSARPRRNWGEIRAAYGFLSPWIIGFLVFTTAPMLISLYLSFTDYDQINAPTYVGAENYRQMISDPKVALALKNTLIYAVMYVPAAMAVALGLAMVLNRVGRASGFFRTVFYLPVMTPTVAAAALFLLLLNGQKGLINRSLMVIGVHGPNWTTDSAWIKPGLALTMLWGLGGTVVIYLAALQQVPKDLYEAAELDGADSFDKFRRITLPMISGALFFTMIVLTINSLQMFDQAYTMFFGGQQVSTYANDAALFYVIYLFQQAFGVLHMGYASALAWLLFAIIMLVTAVQVRLSKRFVYYEGDR; encoded by the coding sequence ATGACCAAGGTATTCACCACTGCGCCGGACGCGAGCAGCTCGCGCCCCCGGGCTGACCTGCCCTCGGCCAGACCTCGCCGCAACTGGGGCGAGATCCGGGCTGCCTACGGCTTCCTGTCTCCCTGGATCATCGGCTTCCTGGTCTTCACCACGGCGCCGATGCTGATCAGCCTGTACCTGTCCTTCACCGACTACGACCAGATCAACGCTCCGACCTACGTCGGCGCGGAGAACTACCGGCAGATGATCTCTGACCCGAAGGTCGCGCTGGCGTTGAAGAACACCCTGATCTACGCCGTGATGTACGTGCCGGCCGCGATGGCGGTGGCGCTCGGCCTGGCGATGGTGCTCAACCGGGTAGGCAGGGCGTCCGGTTTCTTCCGCACCGTGTTCTACCTGCCGGTGATGACGCCGACCGTCGCGGCGGCGGCGCTGTTTCTGCTGCTGCTCAACGGCCAGAAAGGCCTGATCAATCGCAGCCTGATGGTCATCGGGGTGCACGGGCCCAACTGGACCACCGACAGCGCCTGGATCAAGCCGGGGCTGGCGTTGACGATGCTGTGGGGGCTCGGCGGCACTGTGGTGATCTACCTGGCCGCGCTGCAGCAGGTCCCGAAGGATCTGTACGAGGCCGCCGAGCTCGACGGGGCCGACAGCTTCGACAAGTTCCGTCGGATCACGCTGCCGATGATCAGCGGAGCGCTGTTCTTCACCATGATCGTGCTCACGATCAACTCTCTGCAGATGTTCGATCAGGCGTACACGATGTTCTTCGGGGGTCAGCAGGTCAGCACCTACGCCAACGACGCGGCGCTGTTCTACGTGATCTACCTGTTCCAGCAAGCCTTCGGCGTGCTGCATATGGGCTACGCCTCGGCGTTGGCCTGGCTGCTGTTCGCCATCATCATGCTGGTCACCGCGGTGCAGGTCCGACTGAGTAAACGTTTCGTCTACTACGAGGGGGACCGCTGA
- a CDS encoding GAF domain-containing protein: MHPLPSATSGHSFDGLTQLLELLRLLATEAPDGAFASWLSRCSAAGLPAEVIEGYELARRIRDNNARRERREHALAALYATAGDLSSLRDTDKVLTAIVRRARELLVSDVAYITLIDEASGVTTMRIEVGMLTSALRQMQLAHGTGVSGLVAKTAEPFWTPDYLSDSRIIHVIDDIVAEEGLSAVLGVPLLLGDTALGVLFAAHRRQRSFTSEEVALLSSLGHHAAIALHNARMFEASRAALEELTEAHTAMKEHAELIEKSALVHERLADLILQGSEMAGVVDALAEVLQADILVLGTDNSELARSAGMHTGTHAELLGFIGADAGDHPEGVSRWEHIQQEAFRRGRTTRWQTSADQDVWITPIIAGAEHFAVALATRRNDFDDAELRTLERAAQVTALLLLMGRSVAAAEQAVRGDILDDLLSSYPIDEAGLRRRAELLGVDLDRCSVVVTARPVNATDRSAVLQAVGALSREWGGLAGEHAGSVVSLLPGEDPKEAALRVSDCLNQVGRTRATIGAAGPGVGISGLAQAYQDAARCERILLALDRVGGHATPRDLGIYGLLFSGAPRKDIETFLDDRLGPLLRYDAEHGTELLATLAAYFDAGGNVASAAGALYLHTNTMRQRLARIRELLTTGWTGDGQLELQVAVRIHRIFRDV; encoded by the coding sequence ATGCATCCGCTGCCCAGTGCCACGTCAGGGCACTCCTTCGACGGGTTGACCCAGTTACTCGAGCTGTTGCGTCTGCTGGCCACCGAGGCGCCCGACGGGGCTTTTGCGAGCTGGCTCAGCCGTTGCAGCGCCGCGGGCCTGCCAGCCGAGGTGATCGAGGGCTATGAACTGGCCCGACGCATTCGTGACAACAATGCCCGGCGCGAGCGGCGCGAGCACGCGCTGGCGGCTCTGTATGCCACAGCCGGCGACCTGTCCTCGTTGCGCGACACCGACAAGGTGCTCACCGCGATCGTGCGGCGCGCGCGCGAGCTACTGGTCAGCGACGTCGCCTACATCACCCTGATCGACGAAGCCTCCGGGGTCACCACGATGCGGATCGAGGTCGGGATGCTGACCTCGGCGCTACGGCAGATGCAGTTGGCGCACGGCACCGGCGTCAGCGGCTTGGTCGCCAAGACCGCCGAGCCGTTCTGGACACCGGACTACCTCTCTGACTCCCGGATCATCCACGTCATCGACGACATCGTCGCCGAAGAAGGCCTGTCAGCGGTGTTGGGTGTGCCGTTGCTGCTCGGCGACACGGCGCTGGGAGTGCTGTTCGCCGCGCACCGCAGGCAGCGTTCCTTCACCTCTGAAGAGGTGGCGCTGCTGTCCTCGCTGGGTCACCACGCCGCCATCGCGCTGCACAACGCCCGGATGTTCGAGGCCTCTCGCGCCGCGCTGGAGGAGCTGACCGAAGCGCACACGGCAATGAAGGAGCACGCCGAGCTGATCGAGAAGTCGGCCCTGGTTCATGAAAGGCTGGCCGACCTGATCCTGCAGGGCTCGGAGATGGCAGGCGTCGTCGACGCGTTGGCCGAGGTCCTGCAGGCAGACATCCTGGTGCTGGGAACCGACAACAGCGAGTTGGCGCGCTCAGCCGGGATGCACACCGGCACCCACGCCGAGCTGCTGGGCTTCATCGGCGCCGACGCCGGCGACCATCCCGAGGGCGTCAGCCGATGGGAGCACATCCAGCAGGAGGCGTTTCGCCGTGGCCGCACCACCCGTTGGCAGACCTCGGCCGACCAGGATGTCTGGATCACGCCGATCATCGCCGGCGCCGAGCACTTCGCCGTCGCCCTGGCCACCCGTCGCAACGACTTCGACGACGCCGAGCTACGCACGCTCGAGCGGGCGGCGCAGGTCACGGCGCTGCTGCTGCTGATGGGCCGATCGGTCGCGGCCGCCGAGCAAGCGGTTCGCGGTGACATCCTCGATGACCTGCTCAGCTCCTATCCGATCGACGAGGCAGGCCTGCGCCGCCGGGCCGAACTGCTCGGCGTGGACCTCGATCGTTGCTCGGTCGTGGTGACCGCTCGCCCGGTGAACGCCACGGACCGGTCGGCGGTGCTGCAGGCCGTCGGCGCCCTCAGCCGTGAGTGGGGCGGGCTGGCCGGTGAGCACGCCGGCAGCGTGGTCTCGCTGCTGCCCGGCGAAGACCCGAAAGAGGCGGCCCTGCGCGTCAGCGACTGCCTCAATCAGGTCGGAAGAACCCGGGCGACCATCGGCGCCGCCGGACCCGGCGTGGGGATCAGCGGCCTGGCGCAGGCGTACCAGGACGCGGCCAGGTGCGAACGCATCCTGCTGGCTCTGGACCGGGTGGGCGGCCATGCCACCCCGCGTGACCTAGGGATCTACGGGCTGCTGTTCAGCGGCGCCCCCCGCAAGGACATCGAGACCTTCCTCGACGACCGGCTGGGACCGTTACTGCGTTACGACGCCGAACACGGCACCGAACTGCTGGCGACACTCGCTGCCTACTTCGACGCGGGTGGAAATGTGGCCAGCGCCGCCGGCGCGCTCTACCTGCACACCAACACGATGCGTCAACGCCTGGCCAGGATTCGCGAGCTGCTCACCACGGGGTGGACCGGGGACGGCCAGCTGGAGTTGCAGGTCGCGGTCCGCATCCACCGGATCTTTCGCGACGTCTGA
- a CDS encoding class F sortase has translation MPAPARSAKQPGATAKPATRGPLLPRSAPVRLEIPQIQVSSDLVQLGLNPDQTVQVPPLAKNSPAGWYKYSPTPGQQGPAVLLGHVDSVEYGPGIFFKLGGLRPGATLTVTRSDNTAAVFRVDRVVSYRKDQFPTLEVYGNTDSAQLRLITCGGAFDDESHSYENNIVAFATLVSSHPA, from the coding sequence GTGCCGGCGCCGGCGCGCTCGGCGAAGCAGCCCGGCGCCACAGCCAAACCAGCCACCCGAGGACCGCTGCTACCCAGGTCGGCGCCCGTCCGTCTGGAGATCCCGCAGATCCAGGTCAGCTCGGATCTAGTGCAGCTCGGGCTCAATCCAGATCAGACGGTGCAAGTTCCGCCGCTGGCCAAGAACTCGCCCGCCGGTTGGTACAAGTACTCCCCCACCCCTGGTCAGCAGGGACCCGCGGTCCTGCTCGGGCATGTGGACTCCGTCGAGTACGGTCCCGGAATCTTCTTCAAGCTGGGCGGGCTGCGTCCCGGCGCCACCCTGACCGTCACCCGTTCGGACAACACGGCCGCGGTGTTCCGGGTTGACCGGGTGGTGTCCTATCGCAAGGACCAGTTCCCGACCCTCGAGGTCTACGGCAACACCGACAGCGCGCAACTGCGGCTGATCACCTGCGGCGGCGCGTTCGACGACGAATCCCACAGCTACGAAAACAACATCGTCGCGTTTGCCACCCTCGTGTCCAGCCACCCGGCCTAG
- a CDS encoding extracellular solute-binding protein — protein MTTQGFGKPDDVGQARINAFKKAHPNIAVRVNEGDFDPQQFLSSVASGNPSDLVYMERGLIGTYAAKGALQPLDDLISEVGIDTGQYRKPAMQQVTVDDKVYGIPEFYNTRNILINGKAMREAGLSPQDLSTTDWDKLHSTAAKLYQAKGSGISRIGFDPKLPEFLPLWAKANGADLVNSDGSPNLDDPKIAEALAYAYSLIQEQGGWSKFKAFRDTWDIFGAGNAFVKNQAVAFPWEGWYVNVLVQSSPNLELQSVPFTDRQGKPVSFCDGSAWAVPKGAKNGKAAAQWMKTMTSTETWLQAGAARAQTVAKNKSMFTGLWTANVEADHQVRDKYVKPSGRAGFDQAVANYYASTETAFAVNPSKAGSEIKTAWTDAVNRVLAGRQAPAQAMSQAQSEASKAYSALK, from the coding sequence GTGACCACCCAGGGTTTCGGCAAGCCCGACGACGTCGGGCAGGCTCGGATCAACGCGTTCAAGAAGGCGCACCCCAACATCGCCGTCCGCGTGAACGAGGGTGACTTCGACCCGCAGCAGTTTCTCTCCTCCGTCGCCAGTGGAAATCCCTCCGACCTGGTCTACATGGAGCGCGGCTTGATCGGCACCTACGCCGCCAAGGGCGCGCTGCAGCCGCTGGACGACCTGATCTCCGAGGTGGGCATCGACACCGGCCAGTACCGCAAGCCGGCCATGCAGCAGGTCACCGTCGATGACAAGGTCTACGGGATCCCGGAGTTCTACAACACCCGCAATATCCTGATCAACGGCAAGGCGATGCGCGAGGCGGGCCTGAGCCCGCAGGATCTGTCCACCACGGACTGGGACAAGCTGCACAGCACCGCCGCCAAGCTCTACCAGGCCAAGGGCTCGGGAATCAGCCGGATCGGGTTCGACCCCAAGCTGCCTGAGTTCCTGCCCCTCTGGGCCAAGGCCAACGGCGCCGACCTGGTGAACTCCGACGGCTCTCCCAACCTGGACGACCCGAAGATCGCTGAAGCGTTGGCCTATGCCTACAGCCTGATTCAAGAACAGGGCGGCTGGTCGAAGTTCAAGGCATTCCGCGACACCTGGGACATTTTTGGCGCGGGGAACGCATTCGTCAAGAATCAGGCCGTGGCTTTCCCCTGGGAAGGCTGGTACGTCAACGTCCTGGTGCAGTCCTCACCGAATCTGGAGCTGCAGTCGGTGCCCTTCACCGACCGGCAGGGCAAGCCGGTCAGCTTCTGCGACGGCAGCGCCTGGGCTGTGCCCAAGGGAGCGAAGAACGGCAAGGCGGCCGCGCAGTGGATGAAGACCATGACCTCGACCGAGACCTGGCTGCAGGCAGGGGCGGCTCGCGCTCAGACCGTGGCGAAGAACAAATCCATGTTCACCGGACTGTGGACCGCCAACGTCGAGGCCGACCACCAGGTTCGGGACAAGTACGTCAAGCCCAGCGGTCGAGCGGGTTTTGACCAGGCGGTCGCCAACTACTACGCCTCCACCGAGACCGCCTTCGCGGTCAACCCCTCCAAGGCCGGCAGCGAGATCAAGACGGCCTGGACCGACGCCGTGAACCGGGTGCTGGCGGGCCGGCAGGCGCCGGCGCAGGCCATGAGCCAGGCCCAGTCCGAAGCGTCCAAGGCCTACTCCGCCCTCAAGTGA